In Clostridium sp. SY8519, one genomic interval encodes:
- a CDS encoding SDR family oxidoreductase, with translation MVNLKKDFVDNMFSVKGKVALVTGATGALGKVLAKGYGYAGAKVVLSGRNEAKLQALVDEFKAEGIDCILAAGDPAKEEDVQAVIKKAVDAYGEINILAIAHGFNKPQNILEQSVADWQYIMDADCKSVYIVLKYVAEQMVKQLNGAEEVASGQGGKIVVVTSQRSKRGMAGYTGYCTSKGGADLMIASMACDLSAKYGINVNSICPTVFRSELTEWMFDKNSEVYKNFMKREPIGRLAEPEDFVGYAMFLSSDASNFITGSACDCSGGYLTC, from the coding sequence ATGGTAAACTTAAAAAAAGATTTTGTCGACAACATGTTCTCTGTAAAAGGTAAAGTTGCACTGGTTACAGGCGCTACAGGTGCTTTAGGCAAAGTCCTGGCAAAAGGCTATGGCTATGCAGGCGCGAAAGTAGTTCTGTCCGGCCGTAATGAAGCAAAATTACAGGCACTGGTTGACGAGTTCAAAGCAGAAGGCATTGACTGCATCCTCGCTGCCGGCGATCCGGCAAAAGAAGAAGATGTACAGGCTGTCATCAAAAAGGCAGTAGATGCTTACGGCGAGATTAACATTCTGGCTATTGCTCACGGCTTCAACAAACCGCAGAATATTCTGGAGCAGTCTGTTGCTGACTGGCAGTACATCATGGACGCTGACTGCAAATCCGTATATATCGTTCTGAAATATGTAGCAGAGCAGATGGTAAAACAGTTAAACGGCGCAGAAGAAGTTGCTTCCGGCCAGGGCGGCAAGATCGTGGTTGTTACCTCCCAGAGATCCAAACGCGGTATGGCAGGATACACAGGCTACTGCACTTCCAAGGGCGGCGCTGATCTGATGATCGCTTCCATGGCCTGCGATTTATCCGCAAAATACGGCATCAACGTAAACTCCATCTGCCCGACCGTATTCCGGTCTGAGTTAACCGAGTGGATGTTTGATAAAAACTCAGAAGTATACAAGAACTTCATGAAACGTGAGCCGATCGGACGTCTGGCTGAGCCGGAAGATTTCGTCGGATACGCAATGTTCCTTTCTTCTGATGCTTCCAACTTCATCACAGGTTCTGCATGCGACTGCTCCGGCGGTTACCTTACCTGCTAA
- a CDS encoding 3-hydroxyacyl-CoA dehydrogenase family protein: MKEIKNFVICGGGMMGCAIAQVFCTIPDAQVTIWNHREKDIAGMIRQNMKELVAHGVVTEADVDSVVERVVLVTDLNHDRVKAADLVVECVPEVMETKQNLFRDLESITSEDCIYCTNTSVMSPTEISEKCQHKERICGTHFWNPGFLIPLVEVVKTKDTTEEVMQAVMDIMTKAGKKPIYCKKDVPGFVANRMQHALWREAISIVEQGIADPKTVDDAVKYSFGLRLPQLGPIENSDMVSTTLTYNIHNYVLQYLADNHEPSPLLSEMIKEGKEGFKSGEGFLKWDAESVQASKDGLNEYLIKMIYGK; this comes from the coding sequence ATGAAAGAGATTAAGAATTTTGTGATCTGCGGCGGCGGCATGATGGGCTGCGCCATTGCTCAGGTATTCTGCACGATTCCGGATGCACAGGTTACCATCTGGAACCATCGTGAAAAAGACATCGCCGGCATGATTCGCCAGAACATGAAGGAACTGGTGGCCCACGGCGTAGTAACAGAAGCAGATGTGGACAGCGTAGTAGAGCGCGTGGTTCTGGTTACCGACCTGAACCATGACCGTGTAAAAGCCGCTGATCTGGTAGTTGAGTGCGTACCGGAAGTTATGGAAACCAAACAGAATCTGTTCAGAGATCTGGAGTCCATCACCTCTGAGGACTGCATTTACTGCACCAACACTTCCGTTATGAGCCCGACAGAGATTTCCGAGAAATGCCAGCACAAAGAGAGAATCTGCGGCACCCATTTCTGGAACCCCGGCTTCCTGATCCCGCTGGTAGAAGTGGTAAAAACAAAAGATACCACAGAGGAAGTGATGCAGGCAGTCATGGATATCATGACCAAAGCAGGCAAAAAGCCGATCTACTGCAAGAAGGACGTTCCGGGCTTTGTTGCCAACAGAATGCAGCATGCGCTCTGGCGTGAGGCTATTTCCATCGTAGAGCAGGGAATCGCTGATCCGAAGACCGTGGATGACGCGGTAAAATACAGCTTCGGACTCAGACTCCCGCAGCTTGGCCCCATCGAGAACTCCGATATGGTCAGCACAACTCTGACTTACAATATTCACAACTATGTTCTGCAGTATCTGGCAGACAACCATGAGCCTTCACCGCTTCTGTCCGAGATGATCAAAGAAGGCAAAGAAGGATTCAAATCAGGCGAAGGCTTCCTGAAATGGGATGCAGAGAGCGTACAGGCTTCCAAAGACGGCCTGAATGAATACCTGATCAAGATGATCTACGGAAAATAA
- a CDS encoding electron transfer flavoprotein subunit alpha/FixB family protein, with amino-acid sequence MKFLVYIETKEGMPTGASLELISAAASVQAEADAVLIGTGLDEAAAATAKAGVASVIVINGPEAPTEDYITHALVQQAKAGDYAAVLLSATPVGKVVTPRIATLLDTGSVTDVLSIAADGDALIFTRPAFGGTILEDRKVKGTIAVANVRGGSYEKPAETAAAPIAASDITVSDDVLRSKIVDLIAEAGEAVNLEDAQVIVSGGRGMGSKEDFALIEELADVLGGVVGATRPVIEEGWIGRQHQVGQSGKIVAPQLYICAGVSGATQHVSGMSSSKYVVAINKDEDAPIFEVADVGIVGDAKKILPIFIEEVKKVIANK; translated from the coding sequence ATGAAATTTCTGGTATATATCGAGACAAAAGAAGGCATGCCCACAGGCGCCAGCCTTGAACTTATCTCTGCTGCTGCTTCCGTACAGGCAGAGGCAGACGCAGTCCTGATCGGAACCGGCCTGGATGAGGCAGCAGCTGCCACAGCCAAGGCAGGCGTTGCATCCGTTATTGTGATCAACGGACCGGAAGCACCGACAGAAGATTATATTACACATGCACTGGTACAGCAGGCGAAGGCCGGCGATTACGCAGCCGTACTTCTGAGCGCTACTCCGGTAGGCAAAGTCGTTACTCCTCGTATTGCCACACTTCTGGATACCGGTTCTGTTACCGATGTATTATCCATCGCGGCAGACGGCGACGCGCTGATCTTCACTCGTCCGGCATTCGGCGGCACGATTCTGGAAGATCGCAAAGTCAAAGGCACTATAGCCGTTGCGAATGTTCGCGGCGGAAGCTATGAAAAACCGGCAGAAACAGCAGCAGCTCCGATTGCCGCATCCGATATTACAGTATCTGATGATGTCCTTCGTTCCAAAATTGTGGACCTGATCGCAGAAGCAGGCGAAGCAGTCAACCTGGAAGACGCGCAGGTAATCGTTTCCGGCGGCCGCGGCATGGGCTCCAAGGAAGATTTCGCGCTGATCGAGGAGCTGGCAGATGTACTTGGCGGTGTGGTAGGAGCTACCCGTCCGGTAATCGAAGAAGGCTGGATCGGCCGTCAGCACCAGGTAGGCCAGTCCGGAAAAATCGTTGCTCCCCAGCTTTATATCTGCGCAGGCGTATCCGGCGCTACACAGCACGTATCCGGTATGAGCAGCTCCAAGTATGTGGTTGCCATTAACAAAGACGAAGACGCTCCGATTTTTGAAGTGGCTGATGTAGGCATTGTCGGCGATGCGAAGAAGATCCTTCCGATTTTCATTGAAGAAGTGAAAAAGGTTATTGCAAACAAATAG
- a CDS encoding excinuclease ATPase subunit, giving the protein MTWGPQMMYYHCPKCGLKFEYATDLMTEFGDEFGFCPKCKVMGVYEKDGARTVDDADYFEVE; this is encoded by the coding sequence ATGACCTGGGGACCGCAGATGATGTATTATCACTGCCCGAAATGCGGCCTGAAATTTGAGTATGCCACCGACCTGATGACAGAATTCGGCGATGAATTCGGATTCTGCCCGAAATGCAAGGTGATGGGGGTATATGAAAAAGACGGCGCCCGTACGGTAGATGATGCGGATTATTTCGAAGTTGAGTAA
- a CDS encoding cyclase family protein: MGNMVYVDLTHPFGAEIPRWPYFDKPVIDSKHSMAKGGVLTQYIGCTMHTGTHCDAPRHVMEVEFDGKRARYTHEMPIDAYTGDAVALDIQIERWGLITGKHLDDACRRMGIDPDPAKGELENKVVCLVTGMNQLFDDTKEYYHYSCGTGVEAGQWFVDHKVKCVAMDMQALDHPLHTAMGNNGMTRMNLLGASGKPITEEYKELFGEEAYAEFDKFEYIRLHGQEAYDKKFGALEAIGCWGTWEPCHKTMLGHGIVGVENLGGDIEKVKGKKFKFFCFPLRWYMGDGSMARCVAYIDEDDINKDVPTRTYKYAGTGAQDREVFLNHKFTKDRALENPSRMVTEL; the protein is encoded by the coding sequence ATGGGAAATATGGTATATGTTGATCTGACACATCCGTTTGGCGCTGAGATTCCGCGTTGGCCGTACTTTGACAAACCGGTCATCGATTCCAAGCATTCCATGGCTAAAGGCGGCGTTTTAACACAGTACATCGGATGCACAATGCATACAGGTACACATTGTGATGCACCGCGTCACGTTATGGAAGTTGAGTTTGACGGCAAGAGAGCTCGTTACACACATGAGATGCCGATCGACGCTTACACAGGCGACGCAGTAGCTCTGGATATCCAGATCGAGCGCTGGGGCCTGATCACAGGCAAACATCTGGATGACGCATGCCGTCGTATGGGCATTGATCCGGATCCTGCAAAAGGCGAGCTGGAGAACAAGGTTGTATGTCTGGTAACCGGCATGAACCAGCTGTTTGACGATACCAAAGAGTATTATCATTATTCCTGCGGTACCGGCGTAGAAGCTGGCCAGTGGTTCGTAGACCACAAAGTAAAATGCGTAGCTATGGATATGCAGGCACTGGATCATCCGCTGCACACCGCTATGGGCAACAACGGTATGACCAGAATGAACCTTCTTGGCGCATCCGGAAAACCCATCACAGAAGAGTACAAAGAGCTGTTCGGTGAGGAAGCATACGCTGAGTTCGATAAATTCGAGTACATCAGACTGCACGGCCAGGAAGCATACGACAAGAAGTTTGGTGCTCTGGAAGCAATCGGATGCTGGGGTACCTGGGAGCCTTGCCACAAGACAATGCTTGGCCATGGTATCGTAGGTGTTGAGAACCTTGGCGGTGACATCGAGAAAGTAAAAGGCAAAAAATTCAAATTCTTCTGCTTCCCTCTGAGATGGTACATGGGCGACGGTTCTATGGCTCGCTGCGTGGCTTACATTGACGAAGATGATATCAACAAAGATGTACCGACCAGAACATACAAATATGCTGGTACCGGCGCACAGGACAGAGAAGTATTCTTAAACCACAAGTTCACCAAAGACAGAGCATTAGAGAATCCTTCCAGAATGGTAACAGAGCTGTAA
- a CDS encoding helix-turn-helix domain-containing protein, with protein sequence MKTVNPYHYVTNCISGKWKMTLLHHIHHYGKIRFNETKKTLGVSEKVLSQQLKELARDGLVERIQYNTIPLKVEYILTPAGEDLIPALDILYIWSVRRLAALNMPIDPDAFKVHTELKYEDQLMDIMDTYMKKHVSEDGDASEKEPDSGSDGTSASH encoded by the coding sequence ATGAAAACAGTCAATCCTTATCACTATGTCACCAACTGCATTTCCGGCAAATGGAAAATGACGCTTCTTCATCATATCCACCATTATGGAAAGATCCGTTTCAACGAAACGAAGAAGACCCTGGGTGTCAGTGAAAAAGTATTGAGCCAGCAGCTGAAGGAACTGGCCCGGGACGGACTGGTGGAGCGCATCCAGTATAATACTATCCCCCTGAAAGTGGAATATATTCTCACGCCGGCGGGAGAGGATCTGATCCCGGCCCTGGACATTCTTTACATCTGGAGTGTACGGCGGCTGGCTGCCCTGAATATGCCCATTGATCCGGATGCCTTTAAAGTCCATACCGAGTTAAAGTATGAAGACCAGCTGATGGACATCATGGATACTTACATGAAAAAACATGTCTCTGAGGATGGCGATGCTTCTGAAAAAGAGCCGGATTCCGGTTCCGACGGCACATCTGCTTCCCACTGA
- a CDS encoding acyl-CoA dehydrogenase yields MNFHFNEEEQEIIDMLDDFAKNEVGPKAAEVDEEEKFPEDTWHALAEMGMMGVPFPEEYGGAGLSYVTYIGVCEKLAEYCATTSVMVSAHTSLCCWPIFTFGTEEQKKKYLPGLLSGEKLGAFGLTEPGAGTDAAMQKTVAVDKGDHFVLNGSKVFITNAGFADVFVVFAMTDKEKGNHGISAFIVERDFPGFSVGGHEKKMGIRGSSTSELIFDDCIVPKENLLGELGKGFKVAMMTLDGGRIGIGAQALGIAQAAIDETVAYTKERIQFGRPIWKFQNTQFELASMQARLDGARLLIYRAAQAKQDGEPYSHLAAMGKLQASEAASDITRRCVQLVGGYGYTRDYPFERHMRDAKITEIYEGTSEVQRMVIAGWMGKTK; encoded by the coding sequence ATGAATTTCCATTTTAATGAGGAAGAGCAGGAAATCATCGACATGCTCGACGATTTCGCAAAGAACGAGGTAGGTCCTAAGGCAGCAGAAGTTGACGAAGAGGAGAAGTTCCCGGAAGATACCTGGCATGCACTGGCTGAGATGGGTATGATGGGCGTTCCTTTCCCGGAAGAGTACGGCGGAGCCGGACTGTCCTACGTTACATACATCGGCGTATGTGAGAAATTAGCAGAGTACTGCGCTACTACTTCCGTAATGGTTTCCGCACATACTTCCCTTTGCTGCTGGCCGATCTTTACTTTCGGTACCGAAGAGCAGAAAAAGAAATATTTGCCGGGACTGTTAAGCGGTGAGAAGCTTGGCGCTTTCGGTCTGACTGAGCCGGGCGCAGGTACAGATGCAGCTATGCAGAAGACTGTTGCAGTGGACAAGGGCGATCACTTTGTATTAAACGGATCCAAAGTATTCATCACAAATGCAGGCTTTGCAGATGTATTCGTAGTATTCGCTATGACCGATAAAGAAAAGGGAAACCACGGCATTTCCGCATTTATCGTTGAGCGTGACTTCCCGGGATTCTCTGTTGGCGGACATGAGAAGAAGATGGGTATCCGCGGCTCTTCCACATCCGAGCTGATCTTTGATGACTGCATCGTTCCGAAAGAGAACCTGCTGGGCGAGCTTGGCAAGGGCTTCAAAGTAGCTATGATGACACTGGACGGCGGACGTATCGGTATCGGCGCACAGGCACTTGGTATCGCACAGGCTGCTATTGATGAGACCGTAGCTTACACCAAAGAGCGTATCCAGTTTGGCAGACCGATCTGGAAATTCCAGAACACTCAGTTCGAGCTGGCAAGCATGCAGGCAAGATTAGACGGCGCAAGACTGCTGATCTACCGTGCAGCTCAGGCTAAGCAGGATGGCGAGCCTTACTCTCATCTGGCTGCTATGGGCAAACTGCAGGCATCCGAGGCTGCTTCTGACATTACACGCCGCTGCGTACAGTTAGTTGGTGGTTATGGTTACACCAGAGATTATCCGTTCGAGCGTCATATGCGTGATGCTAAGATCACAGAGATCTACGAAGGAACTTCTGAAGTTCAGAGAATGGTTATCGCCGGCTGGATGGGCAAAACCAAATAA
- a CDS encoding 3-keto-5-aminohexanoate cleavage protein, protein MAKKKTIITAAVTGAWPKKENNPNVPMTPEEIAEDVYDCWKAGAAIAHIHMRDDNGNGVMDPARFAKTAELLKTNHPDCDIIVNMTTSGDIHADDQIRVQHVKDLHPEMASYDCGSMNWLNSGLFLNSPKFLEDCGKLFQECGTKPEIEVFDPGMIGNAAYYLKKGVLVGPQHFQFCMGCANGIAGTMKNLVFMKETMESLCGKDNTWSCFGVGHSAMEMLYGAVALGGHVRVGMEDNVMYAKGQLAESNRQFVERAARVIREFGNDVATPDEAREMLGLKK, encoded by the coding sequence ATGGCAAAGAAAAAAACAATTATCACAGCTGCAGTAACAGGCGCATGGCCGAAAAAAGAGAACAACCCTAACGTTCCGATGACACCGGAAGAGATCGCAGAAGACGTATATGACTGCTGGAAAGCAGGCGCTGCAATCGCTCATATCCATATGAGAGATGACAACGGCAACGGTGTTATGGATCCGGCCAGATTCGCCAAGACAGCAGAGCTGCTTAAGACAAATCATCCGGACTGCGACATCATCGTTAACATGACCACATCCGGTGATATCCACGCAGATGATCAGATCCGTGTACAGCATGTCAAAGATCTGCATCCGGAAATGGCTTCCTATGACTGCGGTTCCATGAACTGGCTGAACAGCGGCCTGTTCTTAAACAGCCCGAAATTCCTGGAAGACTGCGGAAAATTATTCCAGGAGTGCGGTACAAAACCGGAGATCGAAGTATTTGATCCGGGTATGATCGGCAATGCAGCATACTATCTGAAGAAAGGTGTCCTGGTAGGACCGCAGCACTTCCAGTTCTGCATGGGCTGCGCAAATGGTATCGCCGGCACCATGAAGAACCTGGTATTCATGAAAGAGACCATGGAATCCCTGTGCGGCAAAGACAACACCTGGTCCTGCTTCGGTGTAGGCCACAGCGCTATGGAGATGCTGTACGGCGCAGTTGCACTGGGCGGACATGTTCGTGTAGGTATGGAAGACAACGTTATGTACGCAAAAGGCCAGCTTGCTGAGTCCAACCGTCAGTTCGTAGAGAGAGCTGCCCGCGTAATCCGCGAGTTCGGCAACGATGTTGCTACTCCGGACGAAGCTCGTGAGATGCTTGGTCTGAAGAAATAA
- a CDS encoding electron transfer flavoprotein subunit beta/FixA family protein: MEILVCIKQVPDDSIEIHLDPATNTPDLSKADPQASAFDTYALELAVRYVEAHEGTVTVVSVGPEENNTSLKSCLAVGAKKAYLINDAELAGADSNVVAEAIAQAIPQMEEANGAKFDLILVGKESTDYIDGEVGGILAEKLGLPYVSNIVEVNPVDAGVQSKKETDEGYQVVESALPAIMTVSKPDYDPRYPTIKSKLAARKAEVPVIAAAASEAKVEYLGYKEPAKKAAGIKIQEEEDATAVSKAIETMLAAKAL; encoded by the coding sequence ATGGAAATTCTTGTATGTATTAAACAGGTTCCGGATGACTCCATTGAAATCCATCTGGATCCGGCTACCAATACACCGGATCTGTCGAAAGCAGACCCGCAGGCCAGCGCATTTGATACATATGCCCTGGAGCTTGCAGTTCGCTATGTGGAAGCCCATGAAGGCACAGTAACGGTTGTGTCGGTAGGACCGGAAGAGAACAACACAAGCTTAAAGAGTTGTCTGGCCGTAGGCGCGAAAAAAGCATATCTGATCAATGACGCAGAGCTTGCCGGCGCAGATTCCAATGTGGTAGCAGAGGCAATTGCACAGGCAATTCCCCAGATGGAAGAGGCCAACGGCGCCAAATTCGATCTGATCCTTGTAGGCAAGGAATCCACAGACTACATTGATGGCGAAGTAGGCGGTATCCTGGCTGAAAAACTGGGCCTTCCTTATGTATCCAATATCGTAGAAGTCAATCCTGTTGACGCAGGCGTGCAGTCAAAGAAAGAGACCGATGAGGGATATCAGGTTGTGGAAAGCGCACTTCCGGCAATCATGACCGTATCCAAACCGGACTACGATCCGCGTTACCCGACCATCAAGAGCAAACTTGCAGCACGTAAGGCAGAAGTGCCTGTGATCGCCGCAGCAGCTTCCGAAGCAAAGGTAGAATACCTTGGATACAAAGAGCCTGCTAAGAAAGCAGCCGGCATCAAGATCCAGGAAGAAGAAGACGCGACAGCTGTAAGCAAGGCCATTGAAACGATGCTGGCCGCAAAAGCACTGTAG
- a CDS encoding FAD-binding oxidoreductase, whose translation MPNYNALTPEIIEQLKAAAPGHLLVGDEINEDYEHDEMPIYGRKMPDALLMATSTEEIAAVMKICNENKIPVTPRGAGTGLVGGAVPILGGLIIDTTKMNKILSYDMENFGVTIQAGVLLNDLAEDCVSKGLLYPPDPGEKFATVGGNVSTNAGGMRAVKYGATRDYVRAMTVVLPTGEITHLGATVSKTSSGYSLLNLMIGSEGTLGIITELTLKVVPAPGKVWSLIVPFEDIDTAISTVPKIKMANFDPQALEFMEREIVLSSERYIGRSVFPQTIEGQEAGAYLLVTLEGKDEEDLEDQLERISELLLEAGAIDILVADSPAKIKDAWAARSSFLEAIEAETKLLDECDVVVPVNEIARFVKYSKDLGEECGLTIKSFGHAGDGNLHIYQCSNDLPEEEFKSRVDKYFEKLYAEATACGGLVSGEHGIGRGKVKYLKESVGETNMALMEGIKKVFDPNMILNPGKVCYSL comes from the coding sequence ATGCCAAATTACAATGCATTAACACCGGAAATCATTGAACAGCTGAAAGCAGCAGCTCCGGGTCATCTTCTTGTGGGAGATGAGATCAACGAGGATTACGAACATGACGAAATGCCGATCTACGGCAGAAAGATGCCGGATGCACTGCTGATGGCCACATCTACAGAAGAGATCGCAGCAGTTATGAAGATCTGCAACGAGAATAAGATCCCTGTAACTCCCCGTGGTGCCGGTACCGGTCTTGTAGGCGGCGCGGTTCCGATTCTTGGCGGCCTGATCATTGATACCACCAAGATGAATAAGATTCTCAGCTATGATATGGAGAATTTCGGCGTAACCATTCAGGCAGGTGTGCTGCTGAATGACCTGGCTGAGGACTGCGTATCCAAAGGCCTTCTGTATCCGCCGGATCCGGGCGAAAAATTCGCGACTGTCGGCGGCAACGTATCGACAAACGCAGGCGGCATGAGAGCTGTAAAATACGGCGCGACCAGAGACTATGTACGTGCGATGACCGTCGTTCTTCCTACCGGCGAAATCACACATCTCGGCGCTACCGTATCCAAGACTTCTTCCGGGTATTCCCTGCTGAACTTAATGATCGGTTCTGAGGGTACTCTTGGCATCATCACAGAGCTTACCTTAAAAGTAGTTCCGGCACCGGGCAAAGTATGGAGCCTGATCGTACCCTTCGAAGATATTGATACTGCCATTTCCACAGTACCGAAGATCAAAATGGCAAACTTTGATCCTCAGGCACTGGAGTTCATGGAGAGAGAGATTGTCCTTTCTTCTGAGCGTTATATCGGACGTTCCGTATTCCCGCAGACCATCGAAGGCCAGGAAGCAGGCGCTTATCTGCTGGTAACTCTGGAAGGCAAAGATGAAGAGGATCTGGAAGATCAGCTGGAGAGAATCAGCGAACTGCTTCTGGAGGCAGGCGCAATCGATATCCTGGTGGCAGACAGCCCGGCAAAGATCAAAGACGCGTGGGCTGCACGTTCTTCCTTCCTGGAAGCAATCGAAGCAGAGACAAAGCTGCTTGACGAGTGCGACGTGGTAGTACCGGTCAACGAGATTGCACGTTTTGTAAAATACTCCAAAGATCTGGGCGAGGAATGCGGTCTTACCATCAAGAGCTTCGGCCATGCCGGCGACGGCAACCTGCATATTTATCAGTGCAGCAATGACCTTCCGGAGGAAGAGTTCAAGAGCCGTGTAGACAAATACTTCGAGAAACTTTACGCAGAAGCTACCGCTTGCGGCGGACTGGTTTCCGGCGAGCACGGAATCGGCCGCGGCAAAGTGAAATACTTAAAAGAGTCTGTTGGCGAAACCAACATGGCCCTGATGGAAGGCATCAAGAAAGTATTTGACCCGAACATGATCCTGAATCCGGGCAAGGTATGCTACAGCCTGTAA
- a CDS encoding GntR family transcriptional regulator: MAVIKRVSLVDQVYEKLRERIVSLKIPFGSKLNVSKLQEEYGVSSTPVREALNRLLNEGLIEFENNVGARVIDITENDVRQIQEISFAYQMLAARNALRYGDSSQMAAQIGGYIEEYRNSNGVVESCRCIRNIMDVFYRNANNEVLLSKITSMTGLDEILHELFAMPREKGGSGTGYHSGITYFEDIHKAVIAEDFSGICDGLEQHQLWSRAYIIKNLETVKSRS, encoded by the coding sequence ATGGCAGTTATTAAACGAGTATCCCTGGTGGACCAGGTTTATGAAAAACTGAGAGAACGGATTGTGTCTCTTAAGATTCCGTTCGGAAGCAAGCTGAATGTGAGCAAGCTTCAGGAAGAATACGGAGTAAGTTCCACCCCGGTGCGGGAGGCATTGAACCGTCTGCTGAATGAGGGACTCATTGAATTCGAAAACAACGTAGGCGCCCGGGTGATCGATATCACGGAAAATGACGTACGTCAGATTCAGGAGATCAGCTTTGCCTATCAGATGCTGGCGGCACGAAACGCGCTGCGCTACGGGGACAGCAGTCAGATGGCAGCCCAGATCGGGGGATATATAGAGGAATACCGCAATTCCAACGGAGTCGTGGAAAGCTGCCGGTGCATCCGGAATATTATGGACGTGTTTTACCGCAACGCGAATAATGAGGTACTGCTGTCAAAGATCACTTCCATGACGGGACTGGATGAAATCCTCCATGAATTATTCGCCATGCCCAGAGAAAAGGGCGGCAGCGGCACCGGCTACCACTCCGGAATCACTTATTTTGAGGATATTCATAAAGCGGTAATCGCGGAAGATTTTTCCGGAATCTGTGATGGACTGGAACAGCATCAGCTCTGGTCCAGGGCCTATATCATCAAAAATCTCGAAACAGTCAAAAGCCGCAGCTGA